From the Syngnathus typhle isolate RoL2023-S1 ecotype Sweden linkage group LG22, RoL_Styp_1.0, whole genome shotgun sequence genome, the window ATGTGACTAACTCAATAAAAACCATAACCCACATTAAGCCATAATATTAAAATCTTCTTTTTATTGTTGATTATACAAGTGTAACaaatataattttttaaaaagtctgcAGCGCATTAATCTCATTTTGAATCCACAAACCTTAATAAAATGTCCAGCGGCTTTTCGGCCACTACCTGATATTTACAATAAtcttagtaataataataataatatatttttccccaaaacaaaatcataaaaCATCTGTTCATCATGAAAATATTGCATTAACACAGCAAAAAATAATGGAATGATTCTCCGAAAATGTTCACGTCCCAAGATGTCACAAATTTTAACACAATATGAGTCGCGCGTTGTATACAATTTAAAACATCAACTATTTCGGAAACTTCAACTGGGTGTCTTCCAAAACTATCCCAAAGTGCACATTTGTCTCAATTGGAAACTTTGTTTCATTCACTAGTTGAATTCAAGAGTCAAAGGTCATGTCAAATATATTTGACATATGCTCCCAGtcttgaaaatattttgaagaTAAACATGCCGCAGCAAAACAAAGCCTTTCGAAAAGGATTTCTTGGGATCTTTATGAAATCTTGTGTGCGTTCCACTTTTTGAATTGAACTACTGAATGAACCGAAACCTTTGCCAAAACTGTCATTTTTTAGTTGAAATGTCTTTTTACCCAGTATGTTGTAAAATGTTCTATATAAATCAATATTACAtttaaaacaaagtaaaaacaaagtAAAAGTTTTAAAGTCTAAAATGAAACTGAAAGGTGTGAAACTGAATTCACTTCACATTGGCTGGTACGGTCGCACATTGTCATGCTTTCTCATTTGACCCTCTGCTGTTTTCGTTGCGCCCGACTTGATTTGTCTTAGCCATTATTGACGTTCCCTGGAAATGACAAACTTACACAGCGACAATAATAAATTAACACAACAAATCATGACTATCCCAAACTAACggaaaactacaaaaaaatatCACAAATTAATGATACGAAGGTAATGCAAGTCATCAAAATGAACACTGCTCAGGTGAGAAAACAAAGTTGAAAAAACTTCTCCTGGTGTCACATCATCAGGTTAACCACGACTACATTGCAATCGGCTGCTATTGAGCCTTTCCTCCACTAGGTGTCACTGTTGTACAGACAATACACGCTCTCATCAAGTGGCGGACACTTGCAAGTTGATTAAGGTGTTGTGGTAACCCGATGTGAACACAGATGATTCAATATACAAGCGTGGTTAAGAAACAAATTTAACTTGCATCTCGAGGCGAAACTGACATTAGAAGCGAAATGATTAAAAAGTGATAGTTTGATTAAACTCTTCCGATTTAAAATGTGATATCTCATCAaatattttgggaaaaaaaaaacaaaatatgataTGGTCTCTCTATATCACGGCCTTGAACATATTCCCTGGCAGCGAAGGCACAAAGATGAAGAGTGACTTTTGAGCGAGGCGGCGCGGGGACACGGCCGGCGACCCAACAAGCATCTGTCAAAcggcagcgccgccgccgctgacaCAACTTACAAGGACGCGACGATGGCTTGAAGCGGCTCTGACAGCCCTTCTCATGCTGCGGCTGAAGAAAAACATCAAAAACAGAATGGGGCGGCTCGCCGCTTGGCAGAATTATTGGACACAAAGCTCACGCTAAGCTCGTCCTAGCCTCACAATGCTACATTGTTGGTTGCAGATTTTAGCATTAAGTCATACCTCAAAttacagttctttttttttttttgggcttttcAAGTGCCTTCCAATGCTACGATGTTGGTTTGAAACTGAAGAAGTAAAAGCTGTCAAAGATAAAAACGCTAAGACGCCGACGATTGCGTCCTCTTGTAAACACGATCACAGGAAGCGACGTGGCTGGGTAGCGGGTGAAAACTTCCCATCTCCGTCTCTTGAAGGCCAAATTAGTCGTTTCCACGTCAAGGGTGACGTGGCGGTgacgccgtccgtccgtctcgtCATTCTCTCGCCGGCGCTTAAGATGGCGCCCGAGATATCCTGGCCTTTCAACGCTCTTTGGAAAAAAAGTCATCGCGGGAAGGCAAGAAAAGAAACAGGACCACTTCTGagagtgcaaaaaataaaatagtaccCGAGAGAAGACGAGACAGACAAAATCGGATCCCGTGAAatgaagtgttaaaaaaaaaaaaaggaagtcatTTTCCAGTCGTCAGAAATTCGAACCTTAGCGGGCTTGTACAAGGTTCTCCAAAgttgctcctactccacctcgTTGGTCCTCTCCGGCGGTTCCTTTCGGATGACGGGCAGGGCGTGAGCCTCCGTGTTGAAGACCCAGTGCTCCAACGAGACGTGCTCGTCGTCGGAGAACAGCAAATACAGATACCTGGCGAGCGACGTCAGCGTAAACAAGATGGATGTTGACATTTGGAGGCTTCCAATTGATTTGAGAGCCACCACAAAGGAGCGCTCGTTTTCTTCGGCGTTCTTACTTAAGCGTCTCGGCCAGGAAGAAGCTCTGCTGCACGTCGTCGTGGTTGGGCGTGGACCCGTAGACGTCCCTGATGCCGCTGTAGCCGCCCTCCACCTTACAGTGCTGCTCCAAGGCCTGTGGGACagggggtcaaaggtcaccagttgataattattattattattttaagtcTTATTGGGATTTTGTCAATGAGGTTAAAGTGACAACAATACCATGACGGCCTCCCAGCCCCACTCCCTGTACTTGGGGTCGTGGGTGAACCTCCACATGTACATGTAGGTCTCGATGACTTCGGGCCGCAGGATGAAATACTTTTCGTTTTGCCGCGTGGCGATGGCCTCCACACCGCCGTCGAAACGGAACGCCTCCGGGCCCAGCTTCAATGCTAATGAAACAAACAATAGATGAATACAGTCTCGGACAGGAAGTGGTTGGCGGCCAAGCACCTGTTCTGGTGTAGGACTCGTGACAGGTCCTGGCGATCTCCGCCGCTTCCTCCATCTGGTGGCCCGTCTTGTCGTCGGGCGCCCCGTCGGCACCCAGCGCCACCATGCCGCCGGCAAAACAGGTCAGGTGACCCATTTTATGCTCCAGAAGGCCCCCCTTCCACTCGGCGATGTACGTCAAGCCGCTGCTCGACTTCCTCATCAGGTTGCTCTCGATGGCCTGCAATCGAGTAGGTGTAAATCTCAATTTCATTCACTAGACAGATGGGCAAAGTCCGTCAGCCTCTTAAGCCAGTTTGGTTGACATTTCCACCATGAGCAGACCCagcaaaaagtctcaagaagccTTGCCGGAAAAGACACACAcgggaagtcggccattttggttcgAAGAAAGCTGCACGAGGTGAAAATTTGAAAGGAGGCCCCGCGTACGATTGCGTTGCTACTGGCCCTTTAAGATGAGCGAGAACTCTGTTGCCTTTCCCCTCGACAAATAAATCACCATTAATCCACAGGATCAAGGGGGATTATGGGTAAAGCATCTCCTCAAAATTAACGTTGCGTTCAAGATGTGTGTCCGGGTGCTTGCAAATTGTTGTTTGtcgacatttttttcccctcaccacTGCTGCACTGTAGAAGGATGCGGTCCCCTGATAGCCACATAAACGTGTCTAAGCGTGTGTGAATAGCCAAGACTATACATGacatctctgtgtgtgtgtgtgtgtgtacataaagATCAACTTGTGTCAACAATTGCATCATTTCAGTTCCAGCGGGCGTGAGCGTTCACACAAAGAAGTGAAAAAACGTGGTCGGGACGTGTTTATGATGTGTGCGCTACCTGCAGGGCGTCATAATACATCTTCTTGGCCTCCTCGTCAGTCTTGTCGGACATGAGCCAGGCTTTGAGCAGGTACTCGTAAAAGCTGTCACCCAGGCCGCCCACCGACACATGATCTGCAAGCCAAACAAACAGATTAAGCTCCCGGTGGTCGTCACACTCTTCCTCGCGCTCGTCTTCCTCATCCGTGCCGCCGGTGTCGTGTCATAGCGACATCGACGggggggcgtgtgtgtgtgtagcgggAGAAGAGGTGCCAGCGAGTGACAtggtaatgatgatgatgataagactgaatgggggaaaaaaagaaacaagtgtTTTGATTTGTCGTCATCTGTCACCGAAAAAGGAATAAACAGTTGCTGTTGCTAACAAAAAGACCGACTTTTGATGTTTTCCTTCCTCTTatctgaaaaacaacaacaaaacttaGAGAAATCTTCTGTTTTTATAAAAGTTCTTCCGTGTCAGAGAGTGACAGATGCTCCAAACGGAGCGTGATGGAAATCAGTCGATAAAGCCGGAacgaaaaacactttttttttttttttttttaaaggcgtaGCTTGCAGCTGCTACATGGGAGATGACTGCCTCATAAAGATTTTTTGGGAGACACCCCAAGGTCATAAATTATGCAGCAAATTCGTTTTCACGGCAATTATGTAATGACTTTCTGGAGCCCAGTAAGCATTCgagcggttcctttttgagatTGTGGATGTTTGAAAGTTGCCGTCTGAAGTCAGAATGCAAAAACATTCGATTGTGGTTGTGTAAAAGGCGTATTGACGGAGAGGaacggccactagagggcagtaaaaTACAGACAAGCTGCCATATAATAGAAgagatttttttgtgtgcagaagataaatatatatatgcccGAGAGTAATGTCTTATTCTGCGCAATCATTATTCGGGTTGCAAATAGAGACGAACTCACGTTGACCCCACTGGCCGCTGTTTGGGTTCAGGTAGTTGGGGTACAGTCCCTGAGGTTTATCCAAGCGATTCAGAACTTTGCGGATGTTCATCACCTATAAACAAAGACCATCGAGagaaatgtttgcatttttgtaAGGCTCTATAAATCAGATTGGATGGGTACCTTCTG encodes:
- the man1a1 gene encoding mannosyl-oligosaccharide 1,2-alpha-mannosidase IA isoform X2; this translates as MEMFEDFDAATEWVEKNLDFNVNAEVSVFEVNIRFVGGLLSAYYLSGKEVFRRKAVELGEKLLPAFKTPTGIPWALLNLKSGIGRNWPWASGGSSILAEYGTLHLEFMHLSKLSGNPEFAQKVMNIRKVLNRLDKPQGLYPNYLNPNSGQWGQHHVSVGGLGDSFYEYLLKAWLMSDKTDEEAKKMYYDALQAIESNLMRKSSSGLTYIAEWKGGLLEHKMGHLTCFAGGMVALGADGAPDDKTGHQMEEAAEIARTCHESYTRTALKLGPEAFRFDGGVEAIATRQNEKYFILRPEVIETYMYMWRFTHDPKYREWGWEAVMALEQHCKVEGGYSGIRDVYGSTPNHDDVQQSFFLAETLKYLYLLFSDDEHVSLEHWVFNTEAHALPVIRKEPPERTNEVE